Proteins encoded in a region of the Enoplosus armatus isolate fEnoArm2 chromosome 16, fEnoArm2.hap1, whole genome shotgun sequence genome:
- the atxn1a gene encoding ataxin-1a: MKSNQERSNECLPPKKREIPSCTLPSENRSPTIPPASDSQRTENMAWLASVAGGNESGVGGHRSSSQSDGPQYKSLFSTSDSSSSSSSLRLVSSLPTVYTSPLSQSTVGGTVHYTQLPPNLQFIASPYTAPYTGYISPQLLPPPPPPPPLSSSSSFAAQRPSHTETVSAPSQASKHDQQRASTGRTSMPPPSTDLAPHHVQMSTSPRTVPSPHHQGGIHLPPQSLHHHHTLGHGMSQVVVQYMDGPSRKEEGGSRHRELHNGELERGRRYGASPESSLSKPPSKSRDATSSLSSYEARQLALPSDYSTRDLSGLRTSFMLMPNSHGDHQLVPPRASPEKLTTSTPAHLEKGGIILGQPVNRTPTPSNTTSSFTFPPPLSVDSLKAAVSTLSPQTVIQTTHNATESMSMGLPATSIYAQPPIIGYIAGGSGSQHTPISYHTSLQQHLLIPGSQPVIIPVSGGGVTTLEPVTSHVTSSTQAAPFPTTVPHTYIAAPAPKGETLETPSGSYHQATSGAVVQAQLHLPIVPPGLVASSAPPPPSSTVVPPSLPPYFIKGSIIQLADGELKRVEDLKTEDFIQSAEISSELKIDSSTVERIEGSHSSPNFAVVQFSVGEHRAQVSVEVLVEYPFFVFGQGWSSCCPDRTTQLLELPCTKLSVGDVCISLTLKNLKNGSLKKTQPLELATPASLPSSSHGHLKPHRAVLDTPQSCSGGGSRHSERENGISQRGKGGSGNGSGGGANVENGDLMFGERGSVSKGAEAGSSKPSRGRKRRWSAPEGRKVEKSEEEPPLTLPKPSFIPHEVKVSIEGRSNIGK; the protein is encoded by the exons ATGAAGTCCAACCAGGAACGCAGTAATGAATGTCTGCCCCCAAAGAAGAGGGAGATCCCCTCATGCACATTACCATCTGAAAATCGCTCACCCACCATCCCACCTGCCAGTGACAGCCAGCGCACAGAGAACATGGCCTGGCTTGCCAGTGTAGCTGGTGGGAATGAGAGTGGCGTGGGTGGGCACCGTAGCTCCAGTCAATCTGATGGGCCCCAGTATAAATCCCTCTTCTCCACATCAgactcttcatcctcctcttcctcactgagGCTAGTCTCATCTCTTCCTACTGTGTATACGTCCCCCTTGTCACAGTCCACAGTTGGAGGAACTGTCCATTACACCCAACTGCCTCCCAACCTGCAGTTTATAGCCTCACCCTACACTGCCCCATACACAGGCTACATCTCCCCTCAACTGcttccaccccctcctccacctccccccctctcctcctcctcctcttttgctGCACAGAgaccctcacacacagagacagtctCTGCTCCTTCGCAGGCCTCCAAACATGACCAGCAGAGAGCATCCACAGGGCGTACGTCGATGCCTCCGCCTTCTACAGACCTCGCCCCTCACCATGTTCAAATGTCGACCTCCCCACGGACTGTGCCGTCCCCTCATCACCAGGGAGGCATTCACCTTCCTCCCCAGTCACTGCACCACCACCATACTTTGGGGCATGGGATGTCCCAGGTTGTGGTGCAGTATATGGACGGACCCTCCAGGAAAGAGGAAGGTGGCTCCAGACACAGAGAGCTCCACAATGGAGAGCTGGAAAGGGGCAGACGGTATGGAGCGTCCCCCGAGTCCAGCCTCTCCAAGCCACCGAGCAAATCACGGGACGCCACTTCTTCTTTGTCCTCCTACGAGGCCCGCCAGCTGGCTCTGCCGTCAGACTACTCTACTCGTGATCTCTCAGGGCTGAGAACCTCTTTCATGCTAATGCCCAACAGCCATGGGGACCACCAGCTGGTACCACCTAGAGCCAGCCCTGAGAAGCTGACAACCTCTACCCCCGCACACCTGGAGAAAGGTGGCATCATCCTGGGCCAGCCTGTCAATCGCACACCCACACCCTCCAATACCACCTCCTCTTTCACGTTTCCACCACCGTTAAGTGTCGACAGCCTGAAAGCTGCTGTCAGCACACTGTCTCCCCAGACCGTTATCCAGACCACCCACAACGCTACAGAGTCAATGTCAATGGGGCTCCCTGCCACTAGTATCTACGCTCAGCCACCTATCATTGGTTACATCGCAGGAGGCAGTGGGAGCCAGCATACGCCAATCAGCTACCACACCAGCCTACAACAACACTTACTCATTCCTGGCTCCCAGCCGGTCATTATCCCTGTTAGTGGAGGTGGAGTCACCACGTTGGAACCTGTAACCTCCCATGTGACTTCATCTACCCAAGCCGCACCGTTTCCTACCACAgtcccacacacatacattgcTGCCCCTGCCCCCAAAGGAGAAACTCTGGAAACCCCCAGCGGCTCGTATCACCAGGCCACTTCAGGTGCAGTTGTCCAAGCCCAGCTTCATCTCCCCATTGTTCCACCTGGGCTGGTtgcttcttctgctcctcctcccccatccaGTACGGTGGTGCCCCCCTCACTCCCCCCATATTTCATCAAGGGCTCCATCATCCAGCTGGCCGATGGGGAACTGAAACGTGTGGAGGACCTGAAGACAGAGGACTTCATCCAGAGTGCCGAGATCAGCAGTGAGCTGAAGATCGACTCGTCCACAGTGGAGCGCATTGAAGGGAGCCACAGCTCACCCAACTTTGCTGTGGTTCAATTCTCTGTTGGTGAGCACCGTGCACAG GTGAGTGTGGAGGTCTTGGTGGAGTACCCCTTCTTTGTCTTTGGCCAAGGCTGGTCTTCATGCTGCCCTGACCGGACAACCCAGCTTCTGGAGCTGCCTTGCACCAAGCTGTCTGTGGGCGATGTTTGTATTTCACTCACCCTTAAGAACCTGAAGAACGGATCTCTGAAGAAGACTCAGCCCCTGGAGCTGGCCACCCCTGcatctctcccctcctccagccATGGGCACCTCAAACCCCACAGGGCTGTCTTAGACACTCCCCaaagctgcagtggaggaggcTCCAGGCACAGCGAGCGGGAGAATGGCATCAGTCAGCGAGGGAAGGGCGGAAGTGGGAATGGGAGTGGAGGGGGTGCCAATGTGGAAAATGGGGATCTCATGTTTGGGGAAAGAGGGTCAGTTTCTAAAGGTGCAGAAGCTGGCTCCAGTAAGCCATCAAGAGGCAGGAAGCGGAGATGGTCCGCCCCTGAAGGTCGGAAAGTAGAAAAATCTGAGGAGGAGCCGCCCTTGACCCTGCCCAAACCCTCCTTCATCCCTCATGAGGTGAAAGTCAGCATTGAGGGAAGGTCGAATATTGGCAAGTGA